The following are from one region of the Salicibibacter kimchii genome:
- a CDS encoding D-serine ammonia-lyase, whose amino-acid sequence MANWTKAFPLLESITALRPVWWVNPSKQRWTNASEFPISETDVKEAEEMWVRFQPFIERMFPETRENDGIIESPLRPIPNMKSQLEAHYKGQIKGSLYVKCDNELPIAGSIKARGGIFEVLKHAEQLAIENGLITKRENYEKFASPELKRFFSQYTIGVGSTGNLGLSIGIVSAAIGFEVAVYMSADAKQWKKDLLRRNGANVYEYKADFGKAINEGRKLSNERPNGYFIDDEQSRDLFLGYSIAASELKAQLDEKNIRVDKDHPLFVYLPCGVGGSPGGLTFGLKQVFGDNVHCFFVEPTHSPSVLIGLLTEKHEKVSVQDFGIDNVTEADGLAVGRPSSFATAISEKLVSGVYTIEDNELFKMLAQLMNTEGLKVEPSAASGLQGPIRLSKHPDYIENHGLAVKMKEATHVAWATGGALIPKRDWESIYHKGNNNLLGE is encoded by the coding sequence ATGGCAAACTGGACAAAAGCATTTCCCCTTCTTGAAAGTATAACAGCGTTAAGGCCGGTATGGTGGGTGAATCCATCCAAACAAAGATGGACAAATGCCTCCGAGTTTCCCATAAGCGAGACAGATGTGAAAGAAGCAGAAGAAATGTGGGTGCGGTTTCAGCCGTTTATTGAAAGGATGTTTCCGGAAACGCGAGAAAACGACGGAATCATTGAATCTCCCTTGCGTCCCATTCCGAACATGAAATCGCAACTTGAAGCTCATTACAAAGGACAAATCAAAGGATCTTTGTATGTAAAGTGTGACAATGAATTGCCGATCGCCGGATCCATAAAAGCTCGCGGCGGGATTTTTGAAGTACTCAAACATGCGGAACAATTGGCGATTGAGAATGGATTGATAACGAAGCGGGAGAACTACGAAAAATTTGCGTCTCCCGAATTGAAACGTTTTTTTAGCCAATACACCATCGGTGTCGGTTCAACTGGCAACCTGGGGCTAAGCATTGGGATCGTCAGTGCCGCGATCGGTTTTGAGGTTGCGGTTTACATGTCCGCAGATGCAAAGCAATGGAAAAAAGATTTGCTCAGGAGAAATGGAGCCAACGTTTATGAATATAAGGCGGACTTCGGCAAGGCGATTAACGAAGGGAGAAAGCTGTCCAACGAGCGTCCGAACGGATATTTTATCGATGATGAACAGTCGCGCGATTTATTTTTAGGTTACAGTATCGCGGCCTCCGAATTGAAGGCACAACTTGACGAAAAAAACATCCGTGTGGATAAAGATCACCCTTTGTTTGTTTATCTTCCTTGTGGCGTAGGAGGGTCCCCGGGAGGGTTGACTTTCGGTCTCAAACAAGTTTTTGGCGATAACGTCCACTGCTTTTTTGTGGAACCTACGCATTCCCCATCCGTCTTAATCGGTCTTTTGACGGAAAAACATGAAAAGGTGAGTGTCCAAGATTTCGGCATCGACAATGTAACGGAAGCGGATGGCTTGGCCGTCGGAAGACCGTCAAGCTTTGCTACAGCGATTAGTGAGAAACTCGTTAGCGGAGTGTACACAATCGAAGATAATGAGCTGTTTAAGATGCTTGCTCAACTCATGAACACAGAAGGATTAAAGGTGGAACCTTCTGCCGCTTCCGGTTTGCAGGGGCCGATACGTTTATCAAAACACCCTGACTATATCGAAAATCACGGTTTAGCAGTCAAAATGAAGGAAGCAACACACGTGGCATGGGCAACAGGGGGGGCGCTTATCCCTAAAAGGGATTGGGAGAGTATTTATCACAAAGGAAACAACAATCTATTGGGTGAGTGA
- a CDS encoding FAD-dependent oxidoreductase, whose translation MDNNQTVRANLKTLFSPLKIGTKEAKNRIVSTAHAVAWDNGTGIINERHVRYHERKAAGGAGIIMTFGSASVYEESAASYGSVSLWNEENEPLLKELAERVHAHGSLIMSQATHMGRRAGSSISGRPIQAPSAIPEGVHRETPHVLRTEEIAPIVESFADAAARLERCGWDGIEITSFAGHLIEQFWSPALNHRTDRYGGDFAGRMRFSIEVIQAVREAVSSDFIIGFRMTGDPKTDVLGLDHEDMLEIARTLDHLGCIDMFGISGGTGATYSAQAAVVPGDTFARGTFNHVSGKMKEHLSVPVLAAGRNLDPSQAEKALTNEDCDLVGMTRAIIADPDMPQLAQKGEFSRIRPCIACTEGCIGRLYMGMPVLCTVNPAMADDSLDHIPPAQHQRKIAIVGGGPAGMEAARVSAIRGHEVHLLESTDKLGGKVYFAAMASERPHYGRHIKWLEQELNRLNVNVHLNKKGTSDNVLQLNPDAVVLATGSNPRNFEANDLNPRYVTDVELLDSQVSINADSKVIVYDREGKFRGGSIAHFAAEAGASQVEIATPLWSISEDLDEMQKPELYRLLSEKNVTMSPNKHLVKTRDGIPVLKDKWTDRKRIIEKDEMIILIGYEEGDNRLFNQLTSAAPDREIELIGDAVSPRRLHDAISEGTRVGILL comes from the coding sequence GTGGATAATAATCAAACGGTACGGGCAAATTTGAAGACCTTATTTAGTCCGTTGAAAATTGGAACGAAAGAAGCCAAAAATCGAATCGTATCAACGGCACATGCTGTAGCGTGGGATAATGGTACGGGCATTATAAATGAACGTCATGTTCGATATCATGAACGTAAAGCTGCCGGAGGCGCCGGGATCATTATGACGTTTGGTTCTGCCAGTGTCTATGAGGAATCAGCAGCTTCTTATGGATCCGTAAGTTTATGGAATGAGGAAAATGAGCCTTTATTGAAGGAGCTTGCGGAGCGTGTTCATGCTCATGGTTCCTTAATCATGTCTCAGGCAACCCATATGGGAAGACGTGCAGGTTCGTCGATCAGTGGCCGCCCTATACAAGCGCCATCCGCTATTCCGGAAGGGGTGCATCGTGAGACACCCCATGTTTTGCGTACGGAGGAAATAGCCCCAATCGTGGAATCCTTTGCTGACGCCGCTGCACGACTTGAAAGGTGTGGCTGGGATGGCATTGAAATCACATCCTTTGCAGGACACTTAATAGAACAGTTTTGGAGTCCTGCTCTTAATCATCGAACGGATAGATATGGTGGGGATTTTGCCGGTCGTATGCGTTTTTCGATCGAGGTGATTCAAGCTGTTAGAGAGGCTGTATCAAGTGACTTCATTATTGGTTTTAGAATGACGGGTGACCCAAAAACCGATGTGCTAGGCCTTGACCATGAGGATATGCTCGAAATTGCCAGAACACTTGATCATTTAGGTTGCATTGATATGTTTGGCATTAGCGGTGGTACCGGTGCAACCTACAGCGCACAGGCTGCGGTTGTTCCCGGAGATACGTTTGCAAGGGGCACTTTTAATCATGTGTCGGGAAAAATGAAAGAGCATCTTTCGGTCCCTGTTTTAGCTGCCGGACGTAATCTTGATCCCAGTCAGGCGGAAAAAGCTTTGACGAATGAAGATTGTGATCTTGTTGGTATGACAAGAGCTATTATAGCGGATCCGGATATGCCACAGCTGGCACAAAAAGGGGAGTTTTCTCGAATAAGACCGTGTATTGCATGCACGGAAGGTTGTATCGGCAGGTTATATATGGGGATGCCGGTTCTTTGTACGGTGAATCCTGCCATGGCCGATGATTCTTTAGATCATATCCCCCCTGCACAGCATCAACGCAAAATTGCTATTGTCGGTGGTGGCCCGGCCGGAATGGAGGCTGCTCGCGTATCGGCCATTCGCGGACATGAGGTGCATCTGTTGGAAAGTACCGATAAACTAGGGGGAAAAGTTTATTTCGCTGCAATGGCTTCCGAACGACCCCATTACGGTAGACACATTAAATGGCTGGAACAAGAATTAAACCGACTAAACGTAAACGTTCATCTTAATAAAAAAGGAACGAGTGATAATGTATTGCAATTAAATCCTGATGCAGTTGTGCTTGCGACAGGTTCCAATCCGAGAAACTTTGAAGCAAATGATTTGAACCCCCGTTATGTAACGGATGTTGAACTACTTGATAGCCAGGTTTCAATCAATGCCGATAGTAAAGTGATCGTTTATGATCGAGAGGGAAAATTCAGAGGGGGCAGCATCGCTCACTTTGCAGCAGAAGCAGGAGCTTCCCAAGTTGAAATTGCCACACCATTGTGGTCGATTTCAGAAGATTTGGATGAAATGCAAAAGCCTGAACTATACCGGTTATTATCCGAAAAGAATGTGACGATGTCTCCAAATAAACATTTGGTCAAAACGAGGGACGGCATTCCTGTATTGAAGGACAAATGGACGGATAGGAAGCGGATCATTGAAAAGGATGAAATGATCATATTAATCGGCTATGAAGAAGGAGATAATCGCTTGTTTAATCAGCTAACTTCAGCTGCACCGGATCGTGAGATTGAACTTATTGGCGACGCTGTTTCTCCCCGGCGATTACATGATGCTATCTCAGAAGGGACACGTGTAGGAATTTTGTTATAA
- a CDS encoding formate--tetrahydrofolate ligase, with the protein MKSDVEIAQCITMKPIEKVAEKMGVGRSKLELYGDYKAKINEDQNKKIEHEESGKLILMTGISPTPAGEGKTTTSIGLADALQKIGKNAAVAIREPSVGPVFGMKGGAAGGGYSQVVPMEDINLHFTGDFHAISAANNLLAAIIDNHIHHGNPLNIDPRNIKWKRVLDMNDRQLRHVVEGLHGKANGTPREDGFEITVASEIMAIFCLAKTLEDLKEKLKKIVIGYTKDDAPVTAGQLKAHGAMAALLKDAIKPNLVQTLEHTPAFVHGGPFANIAHGCNSIQATKTALNYADYVVTEAGFGADLGAEKFINIKYRLSGLRPSSTVVVATVRALKLHGGISKTELEKENLQALEKGLPNLLQHLDIMQETFGVSTVVAINKFPTDSEAELKKIEEKCREQGVEVVLSDVWANGGSGGKELAQEVVRLADRGSQPMFTYDLEDSILEKIEKIVQKVYGGKGVELTGIAEKEIGKLEALGYGDLPVCMAKTPYSFSDDPTKIGRPSDFEITIRDVKLSAGAGFIVMLTGNIMTMPGLPKSPSAESIDVDEDGKIVGLF; encoded by the coding sequence ATGAAATCAGATGTAGAAATTGCACAATGTATAACGATGAAGCCGATTGAAAAGGTTGCCGAAAAAATGGGGGTGGGGCGAAGCAAGCTTGAATTATACGGAGATTACAAAGCAAAAATTAACGAAGATCAGAACAAAAAGATCGAGCATGAAGAAAGTGGAAAATTGATTCTTATGACGGGCATTAGTCCAACACCTGCCGGTGAAGGGAAAACGACCACCTCCATTGGTTTGGCTGATGCCCTTCAAAAAATAGGAAAAAATGCGGCGGTTGCGATAAGGGAACCTTCCGTAGGCCCTGTGTTTGGCATGAAAGGCGGGGCCGCCGGGGGTGGTTATTCCCAGGTCGTACCTATGGAAGATATCAATTTGCATTTTACCGGTGATTTTCATGCTATCAGTGCGGCGAATAATTTATTGGCTGCCATCATCGATAATCATATCCACCATGGGAATCCATTGAATATTGATCCTCGTAATATTAAATGGAAACGAGTGCTCGATATGAACGACCGGCAACTTCGCCATGTCGTGGAGGGTTTACACGGAAAAGCAAACGGGACGCCACGTGAAGATGGATTTGAAATTACGGTGGCTTCGGAAATTATGGCGATCTTTTGTTTAGCAAAAACACTTGAAGATTTGAAAGAAAAGTTAAAGAAAATTGTTATTGGCTATACAAAAGACGATGCCCCTGTTACCGCGGGTCAATTGAAAGCACACGGAGCGATGGCAGCTCTTTTGAAAGACGCTATAAAACCAAACTTGGTACAAACGTTGGAACATACACCGGCATTTGTCCACGGCGGACCTTTTGCCAATATCGCACACGGTTGCAATAGTATACAAGCGACAAAAACGGCATTGAACTATGCGGATTATGTTGTGACGGAAGCAGGATTCGGTGCCGATTTGGGAGCGGAAAAGTTCATTAATATTAAATATCGCCTGTCAGGTTTAAGGCCGTCCTCCACCGTTGTTGTTGCAACGGTCAGAGCATTGAAATTGCATGGTGGCATTTCAAAAACCGAGTTGGAAAAAGAAAATCTCCAAGCACTTGAAAAAGGGCTGCCTAATTTATTGCAACATTTGGACATTATGCAAGAAACATTCGGCGTGTCAACGGTTGTGGCCATTAATAAATTTCCAACGGACAGCGAAGCGGAGCTGAAAAAAATAGAAGAAAAATGTCGGGAGCAAGGTGTAGAGGTCGTGCTATCCGATGTATGGGCAAACGGCGGTTCAGGTGGTAAGGAACTTGCACAGGAAGTTGTTCGGCTGGCTGATCGCGGAAGCCAGCCAATGTTCACTTATGACCTGGAAGATTCGATCCTCGAGAAAATCGAAAAGATTGTTCAAAAGGTATATGGTGGAAAAGGGGTAGAACTTACTGGAATCGCGGAAAAAGAAATTGGAAAGCTGGAGGCGTTAGGGTATGGGGATCTTCCGGTATGTATGGCGAAAACGCCATACTCATTTTCCGATGATCCGACGAAAATAGGAAGGCCGAGCGATTTTGAAATAACAATAAGAGATGTGAAACTATCCGCCGGAGCAGGATTCATTGTCATGTTAACCGGCAACATTATGACGATGCCAGGGCTCCCTAAATCTCCTTCAGCCGAATCCATTGACGTTGATGAAGACGGAAAAATTGTTGGTTTATTTTGA
- a CDS encoding methylenetetrahydrofolate reductase yields the protein MMDRQLSVAQFGEMSEPRFELIPTDRIVERATAALPPHATLTITCSPKKGVDATIETAIALAPHFARVVPHIAARMIRSGGHLDAMLEELQANDLDEIFVIGGDQRQPLGPYHHGFDLLQSLATREHEICRIGIPAYPEGHPDIGSDILAKDVLAKAPYAHYAVTQMCFDPDQVLAWVRSQREAGLQLPFYLGIPGPVKPDKLIRIATRIGVTDSIRFLRKNLKLTGKMLRGYDASDLLSTYAPHLNESDNGIAGFHMYTFNELDTLKKIFGRIAI from the coding sequence ATGATGGATCGACAATTGTCGGTTGCGCAGTTCGGAGAAATGAGTGAACCACGCTTCGAACTCATACCTACCGACCGTATCGTTGAGCGGGCTACGGCGGCACTCCCACCTCACGCCACGCTGACGATTACCTGCTCGCCGAAAAAAGGGGTCGACGCTACGATCGAAACGGCAATCGCATTGGCTCCTCATTTTGCCCGAGTTGTTCCCCATATTGCGGCGCGGATGATCCGGAGTGGAGGACATCTGGATGCAATGCTTGAGGAGCTGCAGGCCAACGATTTGGATGAGATCTTCGTTATCGGCGGCGATCAGAGGCAGCCGCTGGGCCCGTATCATCATGGCTTTGATCTGTTGCAATCCCTAGCCACACGCGAGCACGAGATTTGCCGCATCGGAATTCCGGCGTATCCCGAAGGGCACCCTGATATCGGTAGTGACATCCTCGCCAAGGACGTCTTGGCGAAAGCGCCTTACGCGCACTACGCCGTGACGCAGATGTGCTTCGACCCCGACCAAGTCCTTGCTTGGGTGCGGAGCCAGCGTGAAGCCGGTCTGCAACTGCCGTTCTACTTGGGCATCCCTGGGCCGGTGAAACCGGACAAACTGATTCGTATCGCTACCCGCATTGGTGTGACCGATTCGATACGCTTCCTCAGAAAGAATCTGAAATTGACGGGAAAAATGTTGCGCGGATACGACGCCTCCGACTTGTTGAGCACCTACGCCCCGCACTTAAATGAGTCGGACAATGGGATCGCTGGCTTCCATATGTACACCTTTAACGAACTAGACACACTTAAAAAAATTTTCGGTCGTATAGCTATATGA
- a CDS encoding glycine cleavage T C-terminal barrel domain-containing protein gives MSVEVQPISEFKTSNDLEVLGVNRNVPVNLRQSGDNGSRMLISQRMRKSPFWHLSQEAGCWCYEVYNHMYHPRAYIPWEEGGVLKEYEYLTEHVTLWNVAVERQIQVKGPDAAKLVDLAITRPVEKVKVGKARYVILCNEEGGIINDPVLLRPHEDEFWFSLSDSDVSLWLQALNSTNEFDCTVREIDVAPVQIQGPKSTALMIDLFGERIHDVPYYGLLEGEVNGCPVIVSRTGFSGEAGYEIYLYDASVNAERFWNHLLEAGKAHNLKVIAPGHIRRIEAGILSYGQDMDLETNPYQVGLDWQVDLSKSRFVGKEALARIKHEGVTSKLAGLKFGGNQIDWYPADFYLVYAENETKPVGYITSAFYSPTQGCNIGYAMLPHSFSAIGTQLEVHLPEPYAGGRVTAEVAETPFKPPEFPGTGLAQTGRKL, from the coding sequence ATGTCTGTTGAGGTGCAACCTATATCAGAATTCAAAACGTCTAACGATCTTGAGGTACTGGGAGTGAACAGGAACGTCCCGGTTAACCTGCGCCAAAGCGGGGATAACGGTTCACGCATGTTGATCTCTCAAAGGATGCGCAAGTCCCCCTTCTGGCATCTTTCCCAGGAGGCAGGCTGTTGGTGCTATGAGGTATACAACCATATGTACCATCCGCGCGCCTACATCCCATGGGAGGAGGGCGGCGTCCTCAAAGAATACGAATACCTCACCGAACACGTTACCCTTTGGAATGTCGCGGTAGAACGACAGATTCAAGTGAAAGGCCCTGATGCCGCCAAACTGGTCGACTTGGCCATCACGCGCCCGGTCGAAAAAGTTAAGGTAGGAAAGGCCCGCTACGTTATTTTGTGCAACGAAGAAGGTGGAATCATCAATGATCCGGTCCTCCTTCGTCCGCATGAAGATGAATTTTGGTTCTCGCTCTCCGACAGTGACGTTTCCTTGTGGTTGCAGGCGCTTAATTCCACGAACGAATTTGATTGCACGGTGCGTGAAATCGATGTTGCCCCGGTGCAAATTCAAGGGCCGAAGTCGACAGCGCTCATGATCGACCTGTTTGGTGAGCGGATCCACGATGTTCCCTATTACGGACTGCTCGAGGGCGAAGTAAACGGTTGTCCCGTTATCGTGTCCCGCACGGGGTTCTCGGGTGAGGCTGGCTATGAGATCTACCTCTATGACGCGAGCGTCAATGCCGAACGGTTCTGGAACCATCTCCTAGAAGCCGGCAAGGCCCATAATCTAAAAGTGATTGCCCCGGGCCACATCCGTCGGATCGAGGCGGGCATCCTCTCCTACGGTCAGGACATGGATCTGGAGACCAATCCGTACCAGGTCGGACTGGATTGGCAAGTAGATTTGAGCAAGTCCCGATTCGTGGGTAAGGAAGCGCTGGCTCGCATCAAGCACGAAGGGGTCACCAGCAAGTTGGCAGGGCTGAAGTTTGGCGGCAATCAGATCGACTGGTACCCCGCGGATTTTTACCTTGTCTACGCTGAAAATGAGACGAAGCCGGTCGGTTACATCACCTCTGCTTTTTATTCGCCGACCCAAGGGTGCAATATTGGTTATGCGATGTTACCCCACTCATTTAGTGCGATCGGAACCCAGCTTGAAGTGCACCTTCCCGAGCCGTATGCCGGCGGGCGTGTTACGGCAGAGGTTGCAGAGACGCCGTTTAAGCCACCCGAATTCCCCGGCACGGGATTGGCCCAGACCGGCCGGAAGCTTTAG
- a CDS encoding TetR/AcrR family transcriptional regulator, which translates to MDKKAIQTVRMMRYFIDATVQIIEEEGIENVTIRRISDLAGYNSATIYNYFSELSHLIFYSSLKILRKYTSALPGYMAKGNNPLERFLLMWECFCQYSFSEPHIYHAIFSSDVGGGSKELMDEYYDQFPDDLDDLPSDLRPMFLEFDMTTRERIAMEECIQTGDIKEENAEHVQEMIKLIWQGMLTLVLNQRYNYSAEKATEITMTYIKEIMENANSFSFSRFP; encoded by the coding sequence TTGGACAAAAAGGCGATTCAAACGGTCCGCATGATGAGATATTTTATAGACGCCACCGTTCAAATCATTGAAGAGGAAGGCATTGAAAATGTAACTATCCGAAGAATATCCGATTTGGCCGGTTATAATAGCGCGACCATATATAATTACTTTAGCGAACTTTCGCACCTGATTTTCTATTCTTCGTTAAAAATTTTAAGAAAATATACATCAGCGCTGCCTGGATATATGGCGAAAGGGAACAATCCTCTGGAAAGATTTTTGCTCATGTGGGAATGCTTTTGTCAATATTCCTTCTCTGAACCGCACATCTATCATGCTATTTTCTCCTCGGATGTCGGAGGCGGATCCAAAGAACTGATGGATGAGTATTATGATCAGTTCCCGGATGATCTCGACGATTTGCCATCCGATTTAAGGCCGATGTTTTTGGAATTTGATATGACAACTAGGGAACGCATCGCGATGGAGGAGTGCATTCAAACGGGGGATATTAAGGAAGAAAACGCAGAACACGTACAGGAAATGATAAAATTGATCTGGCAGGGCATGTTGACCCTCGTACTGAACCAAAGATATAACTACTCTGCGGAAAAAGCAACGGAAATTACGATGACTTACATTAAGGAAATCATGGAAAATGCCAATTCGTTTTCCTTTAGCCGATTTCCCTAA
- the fdhA gene encoding formaldehyde dehydrogenase, glutathione-independent: MASNKGVVYQGEGKVTVEDIGYPELVLRDGPGVPKENVDRKCEHGVIIKVIATNICGSDQHMVRGRTTAPKGLVLGHEITGEVMETGRDVECIEKGDMVSVPFNIACGRCVMCQQQKTHICLNVNPERPGSAYGYVDMGGWVGGQSEYVMVPYADFQLLKFPDKDQAMDKILDLTMLTDIFPTGFHGAYSAGVTMGSTVYVAGAGPVGLAAAHSAQLLGASAVIVGDLNEERLQQAKSFGCETVNLREHDRLGEQIEQILGMPEVDAAVDAVGFEASGHGESGEQPAAVLNAIMDVTQAGGGLGIPGLYVTEDPGAADKDAQTGSLKVRFGQGWAKAHSFVTGQTPAMQYNRGLMKSILSGNAQIAKAVNAQVISIDEAPDGYADFDSGIAKKFVIDPHGAIRQ; this comes from the coding sequence ATGGCTTCTAACAAAGGCGTTGTTTATCAGGGAGAAGGTAAGGTCACGGTTGAGGACATTGGCTATCCGGAACTTGTACTTAGGGATGGCCCCGGTGTACCTAAAGAAAATGTGGATCGAAAATGTGAACACGGCGTGATCATCAAAGTGATTGCGACTAACATTTGCGGCAGCGACCAACATATGGTTCGAGGGAGGACGACAGCTCCTAAGGGTTTGGTTCTCGGACACGAAATTACCGGCGAAGTGATGGAAACAGGACGGGATGTTGAATGTATTGAAAAAGGGGACATGGTTTCGGTTCCTTTTAATATCGCTTGCGGACGCTGTGTCATGTGCCAACAGCAAAAAACACATATTTGCTTGAACGTGAATCCGGAACGCCCCGGTTCGGCATACGGCTACGTCGATATGGGCGGTTGGGTCGGAGGCCAATCAGAATATGTGATGGTTCCTTATGCAGATTTTCAACTTCTGAAATTCCCCGATAAGGATCAAGCGATGGATAAGATTCTTGACCTAACAATGCTTACGGATATCTTTCCGACCGGATTTCACGGAGCCTATTCAGCTGGAGTCACGATGGGGTCAACTGTTTATGTTGCCGGCGCCGGGCCGGTAGGACTAGCTGCCGCACATTCCGCACAACTGCTTGGTGCATCCGCTGTCATCGTTGGCGATTTGAATGAAGAACGGTTGCAGCAAGCGAAAAGTTTCGGTTGTGAAACGGTCAATTTGAGAGAACATGATCGTTTAGGTGAGCAGATTGAACAGATTCTGGGCATGCCGGAAGTGGATGCAGCGGTTGACGCGGTCGGATTTGAAGCTTCCGGTCACGGAGAGAGTGGAGAACAACCCGCGGCTGTTTTGAATGCCATCATGGATGTCACGCAGGCCGGCGGAGGCCTCGGCATACCCGGCCTTTATGTAACCGAAGATCCCGGCGCAGCGGATAAAGATGCACAGACAGGATCATTAAAAGTCCGCTTCGGGCAGGGTTGGGCAAAAGCTCATTCATTCGTTACCGGACAAACCCCGGCAATGCAATACAATCGTGGGTTGATGAAATCGATTTTATCCGGCAATGCCCAAATTGCCAAAGCGGTGAACGCACAAGTGATTTCTATTGATGAGGCCCCAGATGGTTACGCTGATTTCGACAGCGGCATTGCGAAGAAATTCGTCATTGATCCGCATGGGGCGATTCGGCAATAA
- a CDS encoding LysR family transcriptional regulator: MEIRDLKIFKSVSFHKSASKAANELNYVQSHVTTRIQLLEKELNTRLFHRDSRGMILNPEGKKLLSYTDNVLSMLNEMVKVVQDSDEPSGELDLGTVETIIRLPHILSNYHEYYPNVDLSLVTGVTEELVQQVITHQLDGAFVTGFEEHPKITQHDVFHEELTLISNKEMTIDEIVHKPLLVFKNGCSYRAKLTEWIKAEGIHPAKMIEFGTLETILGCVVSGLGVTLLPKSTIEHLEENGTVYSKKLPDKYSHVTTVFIRRSDAYLTNSMKKFMETIQTSTDTKTGLLRYHFQ, from the coding sequence GTGGAAATAAGAGATTTGAAGATTTTTAAAAGTGTTTCTTTTCATAAAAGTGCCAGTAAAGCAGCTAACGAGTTAAATTATGTCCAATCTCATGTTACGACAAGAATTCAACTGTTAGAGAAAGAATTAAATACTCGGTTATTTCACCGTGACAGTCGTGGAATGATTCTAAATCCTGAGGGGAAAAAGTTGTTGTCTTATACTGATAATGTTTTATCTATGCTCAATGAGATGGTCAAAGTTGTTCAAGATTCGGATGAGCCCTCCGGTGAACTTGATTTAGGCACAGTTGAAACGATCATACGACTCCCCCATATTTTATCGAACTATCACGAGTATTATCCAAACGTAGATTTATCCTTGGTCACAGGTGTAACCGAAGAACTTGTCCAGCAAGTCATTACGCACCAATTAGATGGTGCCTTTGTCACCGGGTTTGAAGAACATCCTAAAATTACTCAACATGACGTATTTCATGAAGAATTAACGCTAATATCAAATAAAGAAATGACGATTGACGAAATTGTCCATAAACCATTGCTTGTATTTAAAAATGGGTGTAGCTACCGAGCTAAATTAACAGAATGGATAAAAGCTGAAGGCATACACCCGGCTAAAATGATCGAATTTGGCACACTGGAGACCATTCTCGGCTGTGTTGTATCTGGATTAGGCGTCACCCTCCTCCCAAAATCTACCATCGAGCACCTAGAAGAAAACGGCACTGTTTACAGCAAGAAGCTTCCTGACAAATACAGTCATGTAACGACCGTTTTTATTCGTCGATCAGATGCTTATTTAACAAACTCGATGAAAAAATTCATGGAAACAATTCAAACGTCAACAGACACAAAAACTGGCTTGTTAAGGTATCACTTTCAATGA
- a CDS encoding GlcG/HbpS family heme-binding protein produces MSNLNLSFAKTLIEAAERESQNLGLSMVISIMDEGGNLIATHRMDDAWLASVDIAQNKAWTSVALKMPTSNLEEATVPNASLYGLNTTNQGKIVVFGGGIPLIKDDQVVGAVGVSGSTVDHDVQVAEAAVKKFEGSLTNGQR; encoded by the coding sequence ATGAGTAACTTAAACCTTAGTTTTGCAAAGACATTGATTGAGGCTGCTGAACGAGAGTCACAAAACCTTGGCTTATCAATGGTGATTTCGATCATGGATGAAGGCGGGAACCTCATCGCTACCCATCGGATGGATGATGCGTGGCTCGCAAGTGTTGACATCGCGCAAAACAAAGCATGGACCTCTGTGGCGCTAAAAATGCCGACATCCAATCTGGAAGAAGCCACAGTACCTAACGCAAGTCTTTATGGATTAAATACGACAAATCAAGGAAAAATTGTCGTATTCGGCGGTGGGATCCCGTTGATTAAAGACGATCAAGTCGTCGGAGCTGTTGGCGTGAGTGGAAGTACGGTCGATCATGATGTACAGGTAGCGGAAGCTGCAGTTAAAAAATTCGAAGGAAGCCTCACAAATGGGCAAAGATGA